Proteins encoded by one window of Methanofastidiosum sp.:
- a CDS encoding zinc ribbon domain-containing protein: MDKNRIISLIGGILLIVAAFLPFSYFVDDIYSIFQITLAILMNFTDNSVMQNFLLQINPSYGMGAMILALIVAGFFLLTIGGLLAIFKRAGGSVAGPGGMVVLTISGFLYAGDLLFGLLGIGFYLGWVGAILCIIGGAISSDKDKSKINVSVNQQQNVTTTGAPLSSNQNRENSSPLSDTKFCNQCGYQNKRDTSFCVNCGNRL; encoded by the coding sequence ATGGATAAAAATCGTATTATTAGTTTAATTGGTGGTATACTCCTAATTGTAGCTGCTTTTTTGCCATTCTCCTATTTTGTTGATGACATTTATTCAATCTTTCAGATAACGCTAGCAATACTTATGAATTTTACAGACAATTCAGTAATGCAGAATTTCTTACTTCAAATAAACCCGTCTTATGGTATGGGGGCAATGATATTGGCATTGATAGTTGCAGGATTTTTCTTGCTTACAATTGGTGGATTACTTGCAATCTTTAAAAGAGCCGGCGGTTCAGTAGCAGGCCCTGGAGGAATGGTAGTACTAACCATATCAGGTTTTCTTTATGCTGGTGATTTATTATTCGGATTGCTAGGAATTGGATTTTATTTAGGATGGGTTGGTGCTATTTTATGTATTATAGGTGGCGCCATTTCTTCTGATAAAGATAAAAGCAAAATCAATGTTTCTGTTAACCAACAACAAAATGTGACAACAACTGGAGCACCTCTAAGCTCAAATCAAAACAGAGAGAATTCTTCACCTCTATCGGATACTAAATTCTGTAACCAGTGTGGGTATCAAAATAAAAGAGATACTTCGTTTTGTGTTAATTGTGGAAATAGATTATAA
- a CDS encoding basic amino acid ABC transporter substrate-binding protein, translating to MKRIAQISIVLLLILAVVAASGCTTGPKSRKLVEEGYLTIGTEAFFPPFEIRKADDSFYGFDIALGEALAKELGLQAKFVDTDFASIIASLNAGKFDIAMSAMTITEERKKSINFSDSYFKSELCLAVPTGSSITSVDELLNGKIIAVQLGTTSDFYVTDDLDVAEQYIKRYAHAPDAFLDMKNGNVDAVINDYPVSKPIVDNEPQSYKIVQTQLTEEDYGIAVPKDNPELLQKINAALKKLRDDGTYDKIYDEYIINWNPDN from the coding sequence ATGAAAAGAATAGCGCAAATTAGCATTGTACTACTCTTAATATTGGCTGTGGTTGCAGCCAGTGGGTGTACTACTGGCCCAAAGAGTAGAAAACTCGTAGAAGAAGGTTATCTTACTATTGGTACTGAAGCTTTCTTTCCGCCCTTTGAGATAAGGAAGGCTGATGACAGTTTTTACGGTTTCGATATTGCATTGGGTGAGGCTCTTGCAAAAGAACTAGGATTGCAAGCTAAGTTTGTAGACACAGATTTTGCATCAATTATCGCTTCTCTAAATGCTGGAAAGTTTGATATTGCTATGTCAGCGATGACCATAACAGAAGAAAGAAAGAAGTCAATAAACTTCTCTGATTCATACTTTAAATCTGAATTGTGTTTAGCTGTTCCTACAGGAAGCTCTATTACAAGTGTAGATGAACTACTAAATGGAAAAATAATTGCAGTACAATTAGGAACAACCAGTGACTTTTACGTAACAGATGACCTAGACGTAGCAGAGCAATATATAAAAAGATATGCTCACGCACCAGATGCATTCCTAGATATGAAAAATGGTAATGTAGATGCAGTTATCAATGATTACCCTGTATCCAAACCTATTGTAGACAATGAACCTCAAAGCTACAAGATAGTTCAGACACAACTTACTGAAGAAGACTACGGTATAGCTGTTCCAAAAGACAATCCAGAACTACTTCAAAAAATAAATGCTGCACTGAAAAAACTAAGGGACGACGGTACATACGATAAGATCTATGACGAATACATAATAAACTGGAACCCAGATAACTAA
- a CDS encoding amino acid ABC transporter permease has translation MGFQFDLFARILPELLRGASITIQLTAFSVAIGTLIGLFMGIARISRYKIFHIPSTLYVEIIRGTPLLVQIMIVYYGLPSLGLNLDQYTSGILALSINSGAYIAEIFKAGIKSIKKGQTEASISLGLNYIQTMRYVILPQATRNILPALGNEFIALLKDSSLVSVIAISELLRRGMIVYSRTYDAWTPLLGVALIYLCITIPLSRVVNFIEKRWEIHD, from the coding sequence ATAGGATTTCAATTTGATTTATTTGCAAGGATATTGCCCGAATTACTAAGAGGCGCATCAATAACTATTCAACTGACAGCTTTTTCCGTGGCTATTGGAACACTGATAGGGTTATTCATGGGAATAGCGAGGATATCTCGTTATAAAATTTTTCATATTCCCTCCACCCTGTATGTTGAAATCATAAGAGGAACACCACTTTTGGTCCAAATAATGATTGTTTATTATGGTTTGCCCTCGTTAGGATTAAATCTTGATCAATATACGTCTGGTATCTTGGCTTTATCCATAAATAGTGGAGCGTACATTGCAGAAATATTCAAAGCTGGAATTAAATCAATCAAAAAGGGCCAGACCGAAGCATCTATATCATTGGGTCTGAATTACATTCAAACGATGAGATATGTAATATTGCCACAAGCGACTAGAAATATACTTCCAGCTTTGGGAAATGAATTTATTGCATTATTAAAAGATTCTTCACTTGTATCAGTTATTGCAATTTCTGAACTATTAAGAAGAGGTATGATAGTATATTCAAGAACTTACGATGCCTGGACTCCTCTTTTAGGTGTTGCTTTAATTTATCTATGTATAACAATACCACTCTCAAGAGTAGTTAACTTTATTGAAAAGAGGTGGGAGATCCATGATTAA
- a CDS encoding amino acid ABC transporter ATP-binding protein yields MIKITHVKKSFGDITVLKDINLEIKKGEVLVVLGPSGSGKSTLIRCINRLEKIDEGEILVDGVDIYSPDVDVHKLRAKVGMVFQQFNLFPHMRVIDNVILSPTLVKNVPKKKARTEAMELLKKVGLEDKYNSYPHELSGGQQQRVAIARALAMNPEIMLFDEVTSALDPELVKGVLETMKELAKMGMTMIVVTHEMGFAKEVADRVIFMDEGYIVEENRPKELFENPQNPRTQAFISKIL; encoded by the coding sequence ATGATCAAAATAACACATGTGAAAAAATCCTTTGGGGATATAACTGTCTTAAAAGATATCAATCTTGAAATTAAGAAAGGTGAAGTCTTAGTTGTTCTTGGACCTTCAGGCTCTGGAAAAAGCACATTGATCCGATGTATTAACAGATTAGAGAAAATAGACGAAGGCGAAATTTTAGTAGACGGGGTGGATATTTACTCTCCCGATGTGGATGTTCACAAACTAAGAGCAAAAGTAGGCATGGTATTCCAACAGTTTAACTTGTTTCCTCATATGAGGGTAATAGATAACGTAATCCTCTCACCAACTCTTGTGAAAAATGTTCCAAAAAAGAAGGCACGAACAGAAGCAATGGAATTATTAAAAAAAGTGGGACTTGAAGACAAATATAATTCATATCCACATGAACTATCCGGTGGACAACAACAAAGAGTCGCAATTGCTAGGGCTCTCGCTATGAATCCTGAAATTATGTTATTTGATGAGGTAACATCAGCTTTAGATCCCGAACTCGTTAAAGGTGTTCTTGAAACTATGAAAGAACTTGCAAAAATGGGGATGACCATGATAGTTGTTACTCATGAAATGGGATTTGCAAAAGAAGTTGCAGATAGAGTTATTTTTATGGATGAGGGATATATCGTTGAAGAAAATAGACCAAAAGAGTTATTCGAAAATCCTCAGAATCCAAGAACTCAGGCATTTATCTCAAAGATACTATAA
- the budA gene encoding acetolactate decarboxylase, producing MTKKNLILTLTLISLILSLGCIGQGSNLKIEKDIIYQYSTIEALLEGIYDGNMTFGELKAHGDYGLGTVNALDGEMIQVDGKFYQIKIDGIAYPIEDNEKTPFAIVSFFDLDKSVEINGPLNYEQFTEYLDENLPTNNLYYMVVVRGHFDYIKTRSVPRQQSPYVPLVKAIEGQKTFEFTNVKGTLIGFRMPEYVGDMNVPGYHFHFITEDKKAGGHVLELMIQDQEAYIDYTDNFFMKVPENKLFYNLNSGQGNEEDVQKVEKGK from the coding sequence ATGACAAAAAAAAATTTAATACTAACATTGACTTTAATTAGTTTGATATTGAGTTTAGGGTGCATAGGCCAAGGGTCTAATCTAAAAATAGAGAAGGATATAATTTACCAATACTCTACTATCGAAGCTCTTTTAGAAGGCATTTATGATGGCAACATGACTTTTGGAGAACTTAAAGCCCATGGAGACTATGGACTTGGAACGGTCAATGCCCTAGATGGGGAAATGATTCAAGTTGATGGTAAATTTTACCAAATAAAGATTGACGGGATAGCTTACCCGATTGAAGATAACGAAAAAACACCCTTTGCGATAGTGTCCTTTTTTGATCTGGATAAATCCGTTGAAATTAATGGCCCATTAAATTACGAGCAATTTACAGAATATCTTGATGAAAATCTACCAACAAATAATCTCTACTATATGGTAGTAGTAAGAGGTCATTTTGATTACATTAAGACTAGAAGCGTTCCTAGACAGCAATCACCTTATGTTCCCTTAGTCAAAGCGATTGAAGGACAAAAGACTTTTGAATTTACTAATGTCAAGGGAACACTAATAGGTTTTAGGATGCCTGAATACGTAGGAGATATGAACGTTCCAGGATATCACTTCCACTTTATTACCGAAGATAAAAAAGCTGGAGGTCATGTTTTAGAATTGATGATTCAAGACCAAGAAGCATATATTGATTATACCGATAACTTCTTTATGAAAGTCCCAGAAAATAAATTATTCTACAATTTGAATTCTGGGCAAGGTAATGAAGAAGATGTCCAAAAAGTCGAAAAAGGAAAATAA
- a CDS encoding nitroreductase family protein, with the protein MDVKETINKRRAYRSLEPVDITPDIINSLAESAQLSPSCFNNQPWRYVFVTDPKKLIEMHSALSRGNDWAKAASMIIAVFSKKENDCLIKDREYYLFDTGMATAFIILRATEIGLVAHPIAGFSPKKIREILGIPDEMNVITLVIVGKHSSNMNPLMNEDQIEAEKERPERLQVNKFVFMNKYQSQ; encoded by the coding sequence ATGGATGTAAAAGAAACCATAAATAAAAGAAGGGCATATAGATCTTTAGAGCCTGTAGATATAACCCCAGACATTATTAATTCACTAGCTGAAAGTGCTCAACTTTCACCTTCTTGTTTTAACAATCAACCGTGGAGATACGTATTCGTTACAGACCCCAAGAAACTCATTGAAATGCATTCTGCACTTTCCCGAGGGAATGATTGGGCCAAAGCTGCATCAATGATTATAGCTGTATTTTCTAAAAAAGAAAATGACTGTTTGATAAAAGATAGAGAGTACTATTTATTTGACACGGGTATGGCTACTGCATTTATAATATTGAGGGCAACTGAAATTGGATTAGTTGCACATCCAATCGCAGGATTTAGCCCGAAAAAAATAAGGGAGATCCTAGGAATACCTGATGAGATGAACGTGATTACTCTTGTTATAGTTGGAAAACACTCTTCCAATATGAATCCTTTAATGAATGAAGATCAGATAGAAGCTGAAAAGGAAAGGCCAGAAAGATTACAGGTTAATAAATTTGTTTTTATGAATAAATACCAAAGTCAATAA
- a CDS encoding 2-oxoacid:acceptor oxidoreductase subunit alpha, translating to MKDISIVLCGEAGQGIETIEDILSRILKISRYNIFSAREYMSRVRGGINSTEIRVSPKPIRAYVDRIDLLFALSNKSLDHLKNRITENTIIFGDKEVIGDIQNIVDLPLSKTSKKLGDNLYSNTVTAGVICGLLNVSEYELRNFISKYFEKKGEQIINKNLEAISEGYDLAKRIIDSGVTIKVKKSDELSRDLGKDILMSGKDAVALGSLAGGCNLISGYPMSPATGVLSFMSANSKDLEVIAEQAEDEISAINMAIGAWYAGGRGMTTTSGGGFALMEEGLSLAGMSETPVVIHIGQRPGPATGLPTRTEQGDLDLSLYAGHGDFARVILSPGSIEDCFYLSKYAFSIADKFQVPVFILTDQYLLDCQYNIPSLDYKKYGIKKYVIKTEKDYKRYQFTTTSVSPRGIPGFGEGLIVQTGNEHDETGHTTENAIIRKKMVEKRFKEKLNQLKNEVIYPELLGGKAYKFLLIGWGSTKNIVEEALKELKEPRLGFLYFKQVYPLPREMMGYLINAQKIITIENNASGQFANLIKKETGFDIKYRILKYDGRPFSVEDVVTKIRDILEE from the coding sequence ATGAAAGATATTTCTATTGTTCTTTGCGGTGAAGCCGGCCAAGGTATAGAAACTATAGAAGACATTTTATCTAGAATACTTAAGATATCAAGATACAACATTTTTTCAGCGAGAGAGTATATGTCTAGGGTTAGGGGAGGTATAAATTCTACAGAAATACGTGTGTCTCCAAAACCCATAAGGGCTTACGTGGATAGAATTGATTTACTATTCGCTTTAAGTAATAAATCTCTAGATCATTTAAAAAATAGAATAACAGAAAATACAATAATTTTTGGAGATAAAGAAGTAATAGGCGATATCCAAAATATAGTCGACCTACCTTTATCGAAAACTTCTAAAAAATTAGGCGACAATTTATATTCAAATACCGTGACTGCGGGGGTAATTTGTGGATTACTAAATGTATCAGAATATGAGTTGCGTAATTTCATCTCAAAATATTTTGAAAAAAAAGGAGAGCAAATAATAAACAAGAATCTTGAAGCAATTAGTGAAGGATATGATCTGGCTAAAAGAATAATAGATTCTGGAGTCACTATAAAAGTTAAAAAAAGTGATGAATTATCAAGAGACTTAGGAAAAGATATTCTTATGTCAGGCAAAGATGCAGTTGCACTTGGATCTCTCGCAGGAGGGTGTAATCTTATTTCTGGTTATCCAATGTCACCTGCGACAGGAGTTCTTTCTTTTATGTCTGCAAATTCAAAAGACTTGGAAGTTATAGCCGAACAAGCTGAAGATGAAATTAGTGCAATTAACATGGCCATAGGGGCATGGTATGCAGGTGGAAGGGGAATGACCACAACTTCAGGTGGAGGATTTGCTTTAATGGAAGAAGGATTAAGCCTGGCTGGAATGTCTGAAACTCCTGTTGTTATTCATATAGGGCAGAGGCCAGGTCCCGCTACAGGACTCCCAACAAGGACGGAACAAGGAGATCTTGACCTATCACTTTATGCTGGCCATGGCGATTTTGCACGGGTTATATTATCTCCGGGAAGTATTGAAGATTGTTTTTATTTATCGAAATACGCTTTTTCCATAGCAGATAAGTTTCAGGTCCCTGTTTTTATACTCACAGACCAATATTTGTTAGATTGTCAATATAATATTCCATCTTTAGACTACAAGAAATATGGGATAAAGAAATATGTAATTAAAACTGAAAAAGATTACAAAAGGTATCAATTTACAACGACAAGTGTTTCACCTAGAGGAATTCCTGGATTTGGGGAAGGATTAATAGTCCAAACTGGGAATGAACATGACGAAACTGGCCATACAACTGAAAATGCTATTATCAGAAAAAAGATGGTTGAAAAAAGATTCAAAGAGAAGCTTAATCAACTAAAAAATGAAGTCATTTATCCCGAACTACTTGGTGGGAAAGCTTACAAGTTTCTCTTAATAGGGTGGGGATCTACTAAAAATATCGTAGAAGAGGCCTTAAAAGAATTAAAGGAACCAAGATTAGGATTCCTATATTTCAAACAAGTTTACCCCCTACCAAGAGAGATGATGGGGTACTTGATAAATGCTCAAAAAATTATTACTATTGAAAATAATGCTTCAGGACAATTTGCAAATCTTATTAAAAAAGAAACAGGTTTTGATATTAAGTACAGGATTTTAAAATATGACGGTAGACCATTTTCTGTTGAGGACGTTGTGACAAAAATAAGAGATATTTTGGAGGAATAA
- a CDS encoding 2-oxoacid ferredoxin oxidoreductase (catalyzes the coenzyme A-dependent decarboxylation of 2-oxoacids, such as pyruvate and 2-oxoglutarate): MEAKDFDIQNIDISWCPGCGNFTLLKILKETFAELQIIPENLAVISGIGQSAKTPHYFKNNTFHTLHGRAVPIATAIKAVNPNLTVIAEGGDGDMYGEGGNHILHAIRRNPDITNIIHNNMVYGLTKGQASPTTMLGVKTTLQTDGVMLEPFNPIAVAIALNASFVARAFVGDIEKTKEILKKAILHKGYAIVDIFQQCPSFNKINTFEWFKQNTYYLEDNHDPSNRIEAFKRSIETEKFPLGIFYINKRNTFEENHELYKENKEPICFREREENKIQQFIDSKMR; the protein is encoded by the coding sequence ATGGAAGCTAAAGATTTTGATATTCAAAATATTGATATTTCATGGTGCCCTGGATGCGGGAACTTTACTTTATTGAAAATACTAAAAGAAACATTTGCAGAGCTCCAAATAATACCGGAAAATCTTGCAGTGATTTCAGGAATTGGTCAATCGGCAAAAACCCCCCACTATTTCAAGAATAATACTTTTCATACATTACATGGCAGAGCTGTTCCCATAGCAACGGCGATAAAAGCAGTCAATCCAAATCTAACAGTAATTGCTGAAGGAGGAGACGGAGACATGTACGGCGAAGGGGGAAATCACATCCTTCATGCAATAAGAAGAAATCCAGATATAACAAATATTATTCACAATAACATGGTTTATGGCCTAACTAAAGGGCAAGCTTCACCTACTACAATGTTAGGAGTCAAAACTACACTACAAACTGATGGAGTCATGCTTGAGCCATTTAATCCCATAGCAGTTGCAATTGCATTAAATGCTTCTTTTGTTGCCCGTGCATTTGTCGGAGATATCGAGAAAACAAAAGAAATACTAAAAAAAGCTATTTTACATAAAGGATACGCAATAGTAGATATATTCCAGCAATGCCCTTCCTTTAATAAAATAAATACTTTTGAATGGTTTAAACAGAATACTTACTATCTTGAGGATAATCATGACCCTTCCAATAGAATCGAAGCCTTCAAGAGATCTATTGAAACAGAAAAGTTCCCGCTTGGCATTTTCTATATTAATAAAAGAAATACTTTTGAAGAAAATCATGAACTATATAAAGAGAATAAAGAACCTATATGCTTTAGAGAAAGGGAAGAAAATAAAATACAACAATTTATAGACTCAAAAATGCGTTGA
- a CDS encoding tRNA (cytidine(56)-2'-O)-methyltransferase, with amino-acid sequence MSITVLRIGHRPERDHRITTHVALVSRAFGADSISIWEKDEKIKKSLDGVSKSWGGEFSVYFETYKQAFKKFKGISVHLTMYGTPFEDKIGEIKNLVFIENKDIMIVVGAEKVPKDIYELSSYNLSVTNQPHSEISALALFLDRLYDGKEIKKEYKNAKLKIVPSEKGKNIIEEPVK; translated from the coding sequence ATGAGCATTACAGTTCTTAGAATTGGCCACAGACCCGAGAGGGATCATCGCATTACTACACATGTCGCATTAGTTTCAAGAGCTTTTGGAGCAGACTCAATTTCTATATGGGAAAAAGATGAGAAGATAAAAAAGAGTCTAGATGGTGTTTCTAAGAGTTGGGGTGGAGAATTCTCTGTTTATTTCGAAACTTATAAACAAGCTTTTAAAAAATTTAAAGGAATCTCCGTGCACCTGACTATGTATGGAACTCCCTTCGAAGATAAGATTGGAGAAATTAAAAATTTAGTTTTCATTGAAAATAAAGATATTATGATCGTAGTTGGGGCAGAGAAAGTTCCAAAAGATATTTACGAACTATCTAGTTACAATCTTTCTGTTACAAATCAGCCACATTCTGAAATCTCAGCACTTGCTCTTTTTTTAGATAGACTATATGATGGAAAAGAGATTAAAAAAGAATATAAAAATGCAAAATTAAAAATTGTTCCTTCTGAAAAAGGTAAAAATATTATTGAGGAACCTGTGAAGTAG
- a CDS encoding Lrp/AsnC ligand binding domain-containing protein, with protein sequence MIAFILCVVQPGTEEDVTEKISNMKNVIEVHELYGEYDMIVKVNIKELGELDILTSSIRRVPGVQMSSTMIKK encoded by the coding sequence ATGATAGCATTTATACTTTGTGTTGTACAACCTGGAACAGAAGAGGATGTAACTGAAAAGATTTCAAATATGAAAAACGTTATTGAAGTGCATGAACTTTATGGCGAATATGACATGATTGTTAAAGTCAACATAAAAGAATTAGGTGAACTTGATATTCTCACCAGCTCAATTAGAAGAGTTCCTGGTGTACAAATGTCTTCTACAATGATCAAAAAATGA
- a CDS encoding acyltransferase, whose product MKVGFIQMNIGLLEVKKNVDNAIKLMEKNEASLIVLPELFNTGYNFKNKKEVLEVSEKIPDGYTTKTLKDFAEDNDKTIVFGLSEKTEKGFYNSLAVVSKGEYLGKYRKIHLFFDEKDYFLPGDLGFKIFEVDGIKIGTMICFDWFFPESTRTLSLMGADILCHPANLVMPYCPEAMKTICLQNRVYSITSNRVGEERGLKFIGQSQIVGPNGKIIFRASEDKQEIYEVEIDPLKARDKNLNPKNNIFNDRKPEFYGII is encoded by the coding sequence ATGAAAGTAGGATTTATCCAGATGAATATAGGGTTACTTGAAGTTAAAAAGAATGTGGACAATGCAATCAAACTGATGGAGAAAAACGAGGCGTCATTGATAGTTTTGCCCGAACTTTTTAATACTGGCTATAATTTTAAAAATAAAAAGGAAGTCTTAGAAGTTTCTGAAAAAATCCCGGACGGTTACACTACAAAAACTTTGAAAGATTTTGCTGAGGATAATGATAAAACAATTGTGTTTGGATTATCTGAAAAAACAGAAAAGGGATTTTATAATTCTCTGGCCGTTGTTAGTAAAGGGGAATATTTGGGAAAATATAGAAAAATCCATCTTTTTTTCGATGAAAAAGATTATTTTCTCCCTGGAGATCTAGGATTTAAAATATTTGAAGTAGATGGAATTAAGATTGGTACAATGATCTGTTTTGATTGGTTTTTTCCTGAGTCTACTAGAACTTTGTCCCTTATGGGCGCAGACATACTATGCCATCCAGCAAATTTAGTCATGCCATACTGTCCAGAAGCGATGAAAACAATATGTCTCCAAAACAGAGTTTACTCTATTACATCAAATAGAGTTGGCGAAGAAAGGGGATTAAAATTTATTGGACAGAGCCAGATCGTAGGTCCCAACGGCAAAATTATTTTTAGAGCTTCAGAAGATAAGCAGGAGATATATGAAGTTGAAATAGATCCACTCAAAGCTAGAGATAAAAACCTTAATCCAAAAAATAACATATTTAATGATAGAAAGCCCGAATTTTATGGAATAATATAG
- a CDS encoding class I SAM-dependent methyltransferase, with amino-acid sequence MDKRRFYDSLSQDYDSRYSDNLNIKMRMEEEKILSNLPLGLTLDIGCGTGYHSRLLKNKGHKVISADISYEMVKKAKNGENGNYYIVADMEKLPFKENTFDNIISIFGPLNHANISNFKESSDFCLKKDGYLAFTVGNIYNVSWIIKSIKEGKNPLRAIKKRKGKLSVYASGKKISVRIRYYSKKEIDAIFKDYTKRIGSLYPKLTFLPALNRFGRYIVFIGRKSF; translated from the coding sequence ATGGATAAGAGACGTTTTTATGACTCCCTTTCTCAAGACTACGATTCAAGGTATTCTGATAATTTAAATATAAAAATGAGAATGGAAGAAGAAAAGATTCTTTCAAATTTACCTTTAGGTCTGACTTTGGATATTGGGTGTGGAACAGGGTATCATTCTAGATTATTGAAAAATAAAGGGCACAAAGTAATCTCCGCTGACATATCTTATGAAATGGTTAAAAAAGCAAAGAATGGCGAGAATGGAAACTATTACATAGTAGCAGACATGGAAAAACTTCCATTTAAGGAGAATACTTTCGATAATATTATATCGATTTTTGGCCCCTTGAATCATGCAAATATTTCAAATTTTAAAGAGTCCTCGGACTTCTGCTTAAAAAAAGATGGTTATTTGGCATTTACTGTTGGCAATATCTATAATGTCTCCTGGATAATTAAATCTATTAAAGAAGGAAAAAATCCCCTAAGGGCCATAAAAAAAAGGAAAGGAAAATTATCCGTATACGCTAGTGGAAAGAAAATATCTGTGAGGATAAGATACTATTCAAAAAAGGAAATAGATGCCATATTCAAGGATTATACAAAAAGAATTGGGTCGTTGTATCCAAAATTGACATTTCTACCGGCGCTAAATAGATTTGGGCGATATATTGTCTTCATTGGAAGAAAGTCTTTTTAA
- a CDS encoding D-glucuronyl C5-epimerase family protein, whose product MRKIEFFLLLIIISSACVQFTPNQTNEKNYSVKENSIISPKKYSIDESNIPLTYYGTIDGVELGYQIAPHNVAMKSLEAFYRYHDTGNESYLNRGLYLADWLMEDADYRGNGTFVVWTYDYPWPPYNLNEDWTGSLNQAAIIKALSFAHLYSKDEKYKQMIDKSLNAFEIEVKDGGLRMIREDEGKYYVWYPEYAKETPPYVLNGFITVIIRLREYYLISTDKKAERLYLEGLDSLEHYLPEYDARNKKSYYDAMGNIANDHYHEMHIAQLDSLYQYTKNPMFKEYKEKWERG is encoded by the coding sequence ATGAGAAAAATAGAATTTTTTTTATTACTAATCATAATTTCTTCGGCATGTGTACAATTTACTCCAAATCAAACAAATGAAAAAAATTATAGCGTTAAAGAGAATAGTATTATTTCGCCAAAAAAGTATTCAATAGATGAATCTAATATCCCCCTCACTTATTATGGAACTATTGATGGTGTTGAGCTTGGATACCAGATTGCACCGCACAATGTTGCCATGAAATCTTTAGAGGCTTTTTACCGATACCATGATACGGGAAATGAATCTTATCTCAATAGGGGATTATATCTAGCAGACTGGCTTATGGAGGATGCCGATTATAGGGGTAATGGGACTTTTGTAGTTTGGACATACGATTATCCTTGGCCTCCCTACAATCTTAATGAAGACTGGACTGGATCCCTAAATCAAGCGGCAATAATAAAAGCCCTTTCATTTGCACATTTATATTCTAAGGACGAAAAATACAAGCAAATGATTGACAAAAGTCTTAATGCTTTTGAAATTGAGGTTAAGGACGGCGGACTCAGGATGATTAGAGAAGACGAAGGCAAGTATTATGTGTGGTACCCAGAGTATGCAAAAGAAACTCCCCCCTATGTTCTTAATGGATTTATAACAGTGATTATTCGTTTGAGGGAGTATTATCTTATTTCAACTGATAAAAAAGCAGAGAGACTTTATCTTGAAGGTCTAGATTCTCTTGAACATTATTTGCCAGAATACGATGCAAGAAACAAAAAAAGTTACTACGATGCAATGGGGAATATAGCAAATGATCACTACCATGAAATGCATATTGCCCAATTAGATTCATTATACCAATATACCAAAAATCCAATGTTTAAAGAATATAAAGAAAAGTGGGAAAGAGGATAA